The Paenibacillus sp. RUD330 genome has a segment encoding these proteins:
- the tig gene encoding trigger factor encodes MAATWEKIETNVVSIDVEVGAEQVKDALDQAFKKVVGRVNVPGFRKGKVPRGMFESRFGVESLYQDAIDILLPTAYADALKETGVEPVDRPEIDIEQFAKGESFKFKAKVTVKPEVKLGDYKGVEVAAADAEVTEEELSAELDRLQQRHAELVVVEEGASENGDVTVIDFEGFVDGEAFEGGQAERYTLELGSNSFIPGFEEQVVGMATGDFKDVEVTFPEEYHAENLAGKPAVFKVKLHEIKRKNLPALDDEFAKDVSEFDTLEEFKQDLSSKLKERKQQESEQARENALVDKVAEAAEVEIPEAMINSEVDFLLRDFENRIRQQGLNMDLYYQFSGQDEAALREQMRADAQKRVLNNLVLDAIAKQENIEISEEEVGEELENLSKSYNRPAAELREIFERNGNLDNMKEDLKLRKTIKFLLDNSKVATEVA; translated from the coding sequence ATGGCAGCTACTTGGGAGAAAATAGAAACGAACGTCGTCTCGATCGACGTTGAAGTCGGAGCGGAGCAAGTCAAGGACGCTCTCGACCAAGCATTCAAGAAAGTCGTAGGCCGCGTGAACGTTCCGGGCTTCCGCAAAGGCAAAGTACCGCGGGGCATGTTCGAATCCCGCTTCGGCGTGGAGAGCCTCTACCAGGACGCGATCGACATCCTGCTTCCGACGGCTTATGCCGATGCCCTCAAGGAAACGGGCGTAGAGCCGGTTGACCGCCCTGAGATCGACATCGAGCAGTTCGCCAAGGGCGAATCCTTCAAGTTCAAGGCAAAAGTAACCGTCAAGCCTGAAGTGAAGCTTGGCGATTACAAAGGCGTCGAAGTTGCTGCGGCTGATGCCGAAGTAACCGAGGAAGAGCTGAGCGCGGAGCTGGATCGCCTTCAGCAGCGCCATGCCGAGCTGGTTGTCGTTGAAGAAGGCGCTTCCGAGAACGGCGACGTTACCGTCATCGATTTCGAAGGCTTCGTCGACGGAGAAGCTTTCGAAGGCGGACAAGCCGAGCGTTACACGCTTGAGCTGGGCTCCAACTCCTTCATCCCGGGCTTCGAGGAGCAAGTCGTGGGCATGGCGACGGGAGACTTCAAGGACGTTGAAGTGACCTTCCCCGAGGAATACCATGCAGAGAACCTGGCCGGCAAGCCTGCCGTATTCAAGGTCAAGCTGCACGAAATCAAGCGCAAGAACCTGCCTGCCCTGGACGACGAGTTCGCCAAGGACGTGAGCGAGTTCGATACGCTTGAAGAGTTCAAGCAGGATCTGTCCTCCAAGCTCAAGGAGCGCAAGCAGCAAGAGAGCGAGCAGGCTCGCGAGAACGCTCTCGTCGACAAGGTCGCCGAAGCTGCCGAAGTTGAAATTCCGGAAGCGATGATCAACAGCGAAGTGGACTTCCTGCTCCGCGACTTCGAGAACCGCATCCGCCAGCAAGGCCTGAACATGGACCTGTACTACCAGTTCTCCGGCCAGGATGAAGCCGCTCTGCGCGAGCAGATGCGCGCCGATGCCCAGAAGCGCGTCCTGAACAACCTTGTTCTGGATGCCATCGCGAAGCAAGAGAACATCGAGATCTCCGAGGAAGAAGTCGGCGAAGAGCTCGAGAACCTGTCCAAATCGTACAACCGTCCGGCAGCCGAGCTGCGCGAGATCTTCGAGCGCAACGGCAACCTCGACAACATGAAGGAAGACCTGAAGCTTCGCAAGACGATCAAGTTCCTTCTTGACAACAGCAAAGTCGCAACCGAAGTCGCTTAA
- a CDS encoding helix-turn-helix transcriptional regulator, which translates to MTLEIVKCRLQSIRRAEGITQIELCQLLDSKFGIKVKQSFISNLENNRGAPANHLMLKALSLIFERDMGDFYVYKW; encoded by the coding sequence GTGACACTTGAGATCGTGAAGTGTCGGTTGCAATCCATTCGCCGAGCTGAAGGCATCACCCAGATAGAGCTATGTCAGCTTCTTGATTCAAAATTTGGAATCAAGGTCAAACAGAGCTTTATATCTAATCTGGAGAACAATCGAGGCGCTCCGGCAAACCATTTAATGTTGAAAGCACTATCCCTTATTTTTGAAAGGGATATGGGCGATTTCTACGTCTATAAATGGTGA
- a CDS encoding type II toxin-antitoxin system HicA family toxin has translation MAKIEKLIQKMRNQPKGITFEEVKKVLLHAGYEEVRVRSSHHHFRNAKGLLTTVKRENPVNPKAVQDALRRYEG, from the coding sequence ATGGCCAAGATAGAAAAACTCATCCAGAAGATGAGAAATCAACCGAAAGGAATTACCTTCGAAGAAGTGAAAAAAGTCCTCCTGCACGCCGGGTACGAGGAAGTACGAGTTCGGAGCTCGCACCACCACTTCCGGAATGCAAAAGGACTTCTCACAACGGTTAAGCGCGAAAATCCCGTCAACCCCAAGGCAGTACAGGACGCGCTCAGAAGGTACGAGGGTTAA
- a CDS encoding type II toxin-antitoxin system HicB family antitoxin — protein sequence MEKKKDLNYYLSLPYTFQVRLEPDENEPYYYANVKELDGCHTTAATWAEAYEELQTVLKDHIEIKLEYGDPIPEPQDDFSGKILLRLPKSLHRELISRANQEGTSLNQYLLYKLSR from the coding sequence ATGGAAAAGAAAAAGGACTTAAATTACTACCTGTCCCTACCCTATACGTTTCAAGTCCGACTCGAACCTGACGAAAATGAGCCTTATTATTACGCAAACGTCAAAGAATTGGACGGCTGCCATACTACTGCTGCGACCTGGGCTGAAGCATATGAGGAACTGCAGACTGTATTGAAAGATCACATCGAAATTAAGCTTGAATACGGCGATCCGATCCCCGAGCCTCAGGATGACTTTAGCGGCAAGATTCTTCTCAGGCTGCCGAAATCCTTGCACCGGGAGCTTATTTCAAGAGCAAATCAAGAAGGGACGTCTCTTAATCAGTATTTGCTTTACAAATTGAGCCGCTGA
- a CDS encoding GH25 family lysozyme, producing MQARNNKNAQGIDVSRYQGTIDWNRVASDGISFAFLKASQGVSYRDPQFLANVQGARAAGLAIGAYHFLDAESPAEAIKEAQNLYSAITAVGGPDKFILPPVLDHESNPGKLSKAELTGVAKAFLLEIERLTGRKPILYTGNSFAGNFSAELAAYPLWVARYSTAAPADVSGWSRWTFWQYSDGKDGGTRPSGGRKVAGIAGPVDLNEYAGTPAELLAQFHPAPPAAEIVPKVVRLADNKLLAIGRIEDGKLVAPVADVLQALGIKVQWDNATKKLYV from the coding sequence ATGCAGGCACGAAATAATAAGAACGCCCAGGGGATCGACGTATCACGGTACCAAGGCACGATCGACTGGAACAGGGTGGCGTCGGACGGGATCTCCTTCGCCTTTCTCAAGGCCAGCCAGGGAGTCAGCTACCGGGATCCGCAGTTCTTGGCCAACGTTCAGGGAGCCCGAGCGGCCGGCCTGGCCATCGGCGCCTATCACTTCCTGGATGCCGAGTCTCCCGCGGAAGCAATCAAGGAAGCGCAGAACCTGTACAGCGCCATCACAGCAGTTGGCGGGCCGGACAAGTTCATCCTGCCCCCAGTGCTGGACCATGAGTCCAACCCCGGCAAGCTGAGTAAGGCGGAGCTGACGGGCGTCGCCAAGGCGTTCCTGCTGGAGATTGAGAGGCTGACCGGCCGCAAGCCGATTCTGTACACCGGCAACAGCTTTGCCGGCAATTTCAGCGCCGAGCTGGCGGCCTATCCGCTATGGGTGGCGCGCTACAGCACGGCGGCGCCGGCAGACGTGTCGGGGTGGTCGCGCTGGACGTTCTGGCAGTATTCGGACGGCAAGGACGGCGGGACACGGCCGAGCGGCGGTCGGAAAGTTGCAGGAATCGCCGGTCCGGTGGATTTGAACGAATACGCCGGCACGCCCGCCGAGCTGCTGGCTCAGTTTCATCCGGCGCCGCCAGCTGCTGAGATCGTGCCGAAGGTCGTGCGTCTCGCGGACAACAAGCTGCTGGCCATTGGCCGGATCGAGGACGGCAAGCTAGTCGCGCCGGTGGCCGACGTGCTGCAGGCGCTGGGCATCAAAGTCCAGTGGGATAACGCGACAAAGAAGCTGTATGTATGA
- a CDS encoding phage holin family protein — protein MDWTLINGLIRPELAGVLAVCWIAGYVLKRTPRVPDWSIVYAVTAVGIFMTCLLLGSAVEGIIQGVLCGAVAVYGNQLYRQTAQAVKGDDADAGTK, from the coding sequence ATGGATTGGACTCTTATCAATGGACTTATCCGGCCGGAGCTGGCCGGCGTGCTGGCCGTATGCTGGATCGCGGGGTATGTACTCAAGCGGACGCCGAGGGTACCGGACTGGTCGATTGTCTACGCCGTGACAGCGGTCGGGATCTTCATGACCTGCCTGCTACTCGGCTCGGCGGTCGAGGGCATCATTCAGGGCGTCCTGTGCGGCGCCGTGGCCGTTTATGGCAATCAGCTCTACAGACAGACGGCCCAAGCCGTGAAAGGGGATGATGCAGATGCAGGCACGAAATAA
- a CDS encoding XkdX family protein produces the protein MDWYATIKRYYDLSCYTPAQVQRFVTLGKITQEQADTIIGAESAA, from the coding sequence ATGGACTGGTATGCAACGATCAAGAGGTACTATGACCTGAGCTGCTACACGCCAGCTCAGGTGCAACGCTTTGTCACCTTGGGTAAAATCACGCAGGAGCAGGCTGATACGATCATTGGAGCAGAGAGCGCCGCATAG
- a CDS encoding baseplate J/gp47 family protein codes for MAWFLAYLWSNAEDVYNSGYKDTAEGVSLDRLGPYVGIERRGADYAAVQLRVTGTPLKIVPAGWRAATETGVYFETTDEVTIPAGGHVLASARAVSAGLAGNTGAGTITIPANPDPDITAVTNPAAASGGRERETDFELRQRWDLSVASGGASTLDSLRAGLLDTPGVRAAIVAENYTMQPVAGRPAKSIEAYVLGGADADIGQTLLGKKAAGIEPYGSVSVQVLDEGGFAHTMRFSRATEVPIRIRLTLAVNNRYPAGGDGDIISAAIRYIGGEDSDGQLFTGLNMGESVKVSQLIGSVLSIAGVTDVQVQLSRNNGASWTGSNLTLAAQEVAQTSYQWIEVTRP; via the coding sequence GTGGCGTGGTTCTTGGCCTACCTGTGGAGCAACGCCGAGGACGTCTATAACAGCGGCTACAAGGACACGGCCGAGGGCGTCAGCCTGGACCGACTCGGCCCATACGTGGGCATCGAGCGCCGAGGGGCAGACTATGCGGCCGTACAGCTGCGGGTCACCGGTACGCCGCTCAAAATCGTCCCCGCGGGCTGGCGAGCGGCCACGGAAACGGGCGTCTACTTTGAGACGACGGACGAGGTGACGATTCCGGCCGGCGGCCATGTCCTCGCCTCTGCGCGCGCTGTCAGCGCCGGCCTGGCGGGCAACACGGGCGCCGGAACGATCACCATCCCGGCCAATCCAGATCCGGACATCACGGCCGTGACCAACCCAGCGGCAGCCAGCGGGGGCCGCGAGCGCGAGACCGACTTTGAGCTTCGGCAGCGCTGGGACTTGTCGGTCGCCAGCGGCGGCGCCAGCACGCTGGACAGCTTGCGGGCGGGGCTGCTGGACACGCCGGGCGTCCGCGCGGCGATCGTCGCCGAGAACTACACGATGCAGCCGGTTGCCGGCCGGCCGGCCAAATCCATCGAGGCGTACGTCCTGGGCGGCGCCGACGCGGACATCGGGCAAACGTTGCTGGGCAAAAAGGCGGCCGGTATCGAGCCTTACGGCTCCGTATCCGTGCAGGTGCTGGACGAAGGCGGCTTTGCGCACACAATGCGCTTTAGCCGGGCGACCGAGGTGCCGATCCGAATCCGGCTGACGCTCGCCGTCAACAACCGGTATCCGGCCGGTGGAGATGGCGACATCATCAGCGCGGCTATCCGGTACATCGGCGGCGAAGACAGCGACGGCCAACTATTCACCGGGCTCAACATGGGCGAGAGTGTCAAAGTGTCGCAGCTGATCGGCTCGGTGCTCTCCATCGCCGGCGTGACGGACGTGCAAGTCCAGCTCTCGCGCAACAATGGGGCGAGCTGGACCGGCAGCAATCTGACGCTGGCGGCGCAAGAGGTCGCGCAGACCTCGTACCAATGGATCGAGGTGACGCGTCCATGA
- a CDS encoding Gp138 family membrane-puncturing spike protein — MTQRADPAAAIAQLIRRYGDQAAAAVRVALPCKVVSFDTAKMTATVQPLIKDGKEPAPVTARVLSQRLSSGGQPVEYRTVLMAGDTVMVLFADREIKNAFQGRAAAPDSGRRHSLMDGVVMGVFL; from the coding sequence ATGACCCAGCGAGCGGACCCGGCAGCAGCCATCGCGCAGCTTATCCGTCGGTACGGTGACCAGGCAGCGGCGGCGGTGCGCGTCGCGCTGCCGTGCAAGGTGGTCTCCTTTGATACGGCCAAGATGACGGCCACCGTACAGCCGCTCATCAAGGATGGCAAGGAGCCGGCGCCGGTGACCGCACGGGTGTTGTCTCAGCGCCTCAGCTCCGGCGGCCAGCCGGTCGAGTACCGGACGGTCCTGATGGCCGGCGACACGGTCATGGTACTGTTTGCAGATCGGGAAATTAAAAACGCCTTCCAGGGGCGTGCGGCGGCACCGGACAGCGGGCGCCGGCACAGCCTGATGGATGGCGTCGTCATGGGGGTGTTTTTATGA
- a CDS encoding phage baseplate protein → MAKLDGYYIQAETESSGFSAEITEQPVEQGVSLTDHVQRGPRSLSVSGRVVGPQAAEIHKYLMQAYEGGKLVQYTGRVAFRGLIASFSSDRNYSVADGFTYSLELREVLIAKAGAYQGELPAPVKVQAKIINSAGTKQTKTKSGQVKDKTKDKTKAKATKKPPQVVTFKPGSKWATPD, encoded by the coding sequence ATGGCTAAGCTTGATGGTTATTACATTCAGGCGGAAACGGAGTCGTCAGGGTTCTCGGCCGAAATTACGGAGCAACCGGTCGAACAGGGCGTCAGCCTGACGGACCATGTGCAGCGCGGGCCGCGCTCTCTGTCCGTCTCCGGCCGCGTCGTCGGCCCGCAGGCGGCGGAAATCCACAAGTATCTGATGCAGGCATATGAGGGTGGCAAGCTGGTCCAATATACCGGCCGCGTCGCGTTCAGGGGGCTAATCGCCTCGTTTTCGTCCGATCGGAACTATTCCGTCGCGGACGGGTTTACCTATTCGCTTGAGCTCCGCGAGGTGCTGATCGCCAAGGCGGGCGCCTATCAAGGAGAGCTGCCCGCGCCAGTTAAGGTGCAGGCCAAGATCATCAACAGCGCCGGCACTAAGCAGACCAAGACCAAGAGCGGCCAAGTCAAGGACAAAACCAAGGACAAAACAAAGGCCAAGGCCACCAAAAAGCCCCCGCAGGTCGTGACGTTTAAACCCGGCAGCAAGTGGGCGACGCCGGATTAA
- a CDS encoding phage tail tape measure protein, whose translation MAGGIVSNLMYAIGFKINSKGIDKADEQVQSLSSSFTAAGVAAGIAVAAVAGFGAAAISAAGQYESAMSGLQMATGASAAQMEETRGIAKELYEQNFGESWDDLGGAIASVQQVTGQTGGALQQTTKDALLMRDAFGFEVGESVRSVDTMMRQFGITSDEAFNLLAQGAQTGLDKSGDLMDTANEYSNQFQSLGFSAEEMFDTLAAGSANGAFNLDKVGDAVKEFNIRSKDGSKTSSEAFQMLGLNADKMMQTFASGGPAAKQAFGDVMSMIADIEDPVARNTIGVALMGSQFEDLEASTIAAMGGAKQTFDQTLGKMDELNAAKISSPGEALSMLGRQLETNLLIPFGQKLLPYIKQFSDWVTANQPQIEALAGTLAEGVGQAFTAIADGAKAVYDYVAGNWSTITDAVMAFGAALLVVKTYFVAMQIIGVVNKLMLAYRAGTMAATLTTWGLNGALLANPLTWIVIGIAALIAGIVLLVRNWDTAKAAMVAIWDGIKAGFQWLWDGIKSIFAAIGSFFATYWPYAIGLLMGPMGLIVGFIIDNWEAIRSAVVSKATAIWDKVKSIWDTITGFLKGIDLLEIGKNIIQGLVNGIANMKDAVINKVKDIAGGIVGGIKGMLDIHSPSRVMMEVGFFTGQGLAEGIAETEQMVAGASIDVAGAAVQTPEVAQTARQLPAARAESRSELYIKLDMGGSAAGATAATAPEDERVKRLVQEAVESAIRRLYLDGEMSYG comes from the coding sequence GTGGCAGGTGGCATCGTAAGCAACCTCATGTACGCGATTGGGTTCAAAATCAATTCCAAGGGCATTGACAAGGCGGACGAGCAGGTCCAGTCCCTCAGTTCAAGCTTTACGGCTGCCGGTGTGGCTGCGGGCATAGCAGTTGCGGCCGTGGCTGGCTTCGGCGCGGCTGCCATCTCGGCGGCCGGCCAGTACGAGAGCGCCATGAGCGGGCTGCAGATGGCCACCGGCGCGTCTGCGGCTCAGATGGAGGAGACACGAGGCATCGCCAAAGAGCTCTATGAGCAAAACTTTGGCGAGTCCTGGGACGATCTGGGCGGCGCAATCGCGTCCGTCCAGCAGGTAACCGGGCAGACCGGCGGCGCGCTGCAGCAGACGACCAAGGACGCGCTCCTCATGCGCGATGCGTTTGGCTTCGAGGTCGGCGAATCCGTCCGTTCGGTCGATACGATGATGCGACAATTCGGTATCACGTCTGACGAGGCGTTTAATTTGCTCGCGCAGGGCGCGCAGACAGGTCTCGACAAGTCCGGTGACCTGATGGACACGGCCAACGAGTACAGTAACCAGTTTCAGAGCCTCGGCTTTTCGGCAGAGGAAATGTTCGACACGCTGGCGGCCGGCTCCGCAAACGGTGCCTTTAACCTCGACAAGGTCGGAGACGCGGTCAAGGAGTTCAACATCCGGAGCAAGGACGGCAGCAAAACTTCTTCCGAGGCGTTCCAGATGCTCGGCCTCAATGCGGACAAGATGATGCAGACCTTTGCATCCGGCGGCCCGGCAGCCAAGCAGGCCTTTGGCGACGTCATGTCCATGATCGCAGACATCGAGGACCCGGTCGCGCGCAACACGATCGGCGTGGCGCTCATGGGCTCGCAGTTCGAGGACCTGGAGGCGTCGACTATCGCGGCGATGGGCGGGGCCAAGCAGACGTTTGACCAGACGCTTGGCAAGATGGACGAGCTCAACGCGGCAAAGATCAGTTCGCCAGGAGAGGCGCTGTCCATGCTGGGCCGGCAGCTCGAGACCAATCTGCTCATCCCGTTCGGGCAAAAACTGCTGCCGTACATCAAGCAGTTTTCAGACTGGGTGACAGCCAATCAACCTCAGATTGAGGCGCTGGCTGGCACGCTCGCCGAAGGCGTCGGCCAAGCCTTTACGGCCATTGCGGACGGCGCCAAGGCGGTCTATGACTACGTTGCTGGAAACTGGTCGACCATCACCGATGCCGTGATGGCGTTCGGCGCTGCGCTGCTTGTGGTCAAAACCTATTTTGTCGCAATGCAGATCATCGGCGTGGTCAACAAGCTCATGTTGGCCTACCGCGCCGGCACGATGGCGGCGACGCTCACGACGTGGGGCCTCAACGGGGCGCTGCTCGCCAACCCGCTGACCTGGATTGTAATCGGCATCGCGGCGCTGATTGCCGGCATCGTGCTCCTGGTTCGCAACTGGGACACGGCCAAGGCGGCCATGGTGGCCATCTGGGACGGCATCAAGGCTGGCTTTCAATGGCTGTGGGACGGGATCAAGAGCATCTTTGCAGCAATCGGCAGTTTTTTCGCCACGTACTGGCCGTATGCGATCGGCTTGCTGATGGGGCCGATGGGGCTGATCGTCGGCTTCATCATTGACAACTGGGAGGCGATCCGGAGCGCGGTCGTGTCCAAGGCGACGGCCATATGGGACAAGGTCAAGTCCATCTGGGATACCATTACAGGCTTTTTAAAGGGGATCGACCTATTGGAGATCGGCAAGAACATCATCCAGGGTCTCGTCAACGGGATTGCTAATATGAAGGATGCTGTCATCAACAAAGTCAAGGATATCGCGGGCGGCATCGTCGGCGGCATCAAGGGTATGCTCGATATCCACTCCCCATCCCGCGTCATGATGGAGGTCGGCTTCTTTACCGGGCAAGGACTGGCCGAGGGAATTGCGGAGACTGAGCAGATGGTCGCGGGAGCGTCGATCGACGTCGCTGGTGCAGCTGTTCAGACGCCGGAAGTAGCGCAAACAGCGCGGCAGCTTCCGGCGGCCAGAGCGGAGAGCCGATCCGAGCTTTACATCAAGCTTGACATGGGCGGTTCTGCTGCAGGAGCGACTGCAGCAACGGCGCCGGAGGACGAGCGAGTCAAGCGTTTGGTTCAAGAGGCCGTGGAGAGCGCGATTCGCCGGCTTTACCTGGATGGAGAGATGTCCTATGGCTAA
- a CDS encoding phage protein, whose amino-acid sequence MPEGTTYDAKDVSVIAAGVYLTGFAEDLVSVAKDEENWTTTVGAQGDVVRSRVNNSLSTITLTLQATSPSVAYLDGLANSGKLFPVSVAYNGTPKETASASQAYVKKPADREYGSESGEREFEIQCLDMQMT is encoded by the coding sequence ATGCCAGAAGGAACAACCTATGATGCCAAGGATGTGTCGGTCATCGCGGCCGGCGTCTACCTGACAGGCTTCGCCGAGGATCTGGTCAGCGTGGCCAAAGACGAGGAAAACTGGACGACGACCGTCGGCGCCCAAGGGGACGTCGTGCGTAGCCGAGTCAACAACAGCCTGAGCACGATTACGCTCACGCTGCAGGCGACCAGTCCATCCGTCGCCTACCTGGATGGACTGGCCAACAGCGGCAAGCTGTTTCCGGTCAGCGTGGCCTACAACGGTACGCCCAAGGAAACGGCCAGCGCGTCGCAGGCCTACGTCAAAAAACCCGCCGACCGCGAGTATGGCAGCGAGTCGGGAGAGCGCGAGTTTGAAATCCAATGCCTTGATATGCAGATGACCTAA
- a CDS encoding DUF3383 family protein, producing the protein MALSDVKVVISVQRPTPSLGGYGKPLIIGSGTTGTGYKNYADLAAVAADYPANTEEYKAAGALFAQRNRPAEIAIARRVTASQTIAEHLGEMLLQDWHFLISTATAVADIIAAADVIEADGTRQYIARTSSLTDAAQIKAKAYDRTAVIYHSLPAEVAKYPDAAWVGAVASLPPGSVTWKRWTLTGIAPDDMTQTQLNAAHTAGVNAYVTMAGMAVTSGGSAASGEYIDLVHSKDYLVASIEYAVQDLFNQAQAQNRKIAYDNTGIAQIESAVRTVLQRAYNQNMIAKDEDGQPLFTTTFPPRSAVDPANIAARSYPDGRFSFVLAGAIHSAVITGVITFE; encoded by the coding sequence TTGGCACTATCTGATGTAAAAGTCGTCATCTCCGTGCAGCGGCCGACGCCGAGCCTGGGGGGCTACGGCAAGCCTCTCATCATCGGCTCTGGCACGACCGGCACGGGCTATAAAAATTATGCGGATCTGGCAGCGGTGGCAGCTGATTATCCAGCCAACACCGAGGAGTACAAGGCGGCGGGGGCGCTGTTTGCGCAGCGTAATCGCCCGGCCGAGATCGCCATCGCCCGGCGTGTGACGGCGTCGCAGACCATTGCGGAGCACCTGGGCGAGATGCTGCTGCAGGACTGGCACTTCCTGATCTCCACGGCAACGGCCGTCGCCGACATCATCGCGGCAGCCGACGTTATCGAAGCCGACGGCACGCGGCAGTACATCGCCCGTACAAGCAGCCTGACGGACGCGGCGCAGATCAAGGCCAAGGCCTACGACCGCACCGCGGTGATCTACCACTCGCTGCCGGCCGAGGTGGCCAAGTATCCGGATGCGGCATGGGTCGGTGCGGTCGCGTCGCTCCCGCCCGGCAGCGTAACCTGGAAGCGATGGACGCTGACCGGCATCGCGCCCGACGACATGACGCAGACGCAGCTTAACGCCGCGCACACGGCCGGCGTCAACGCCTATGTCACGATGGCCGGCATGGCCGTGACTAGCGGCGGGAGCGCGGCGAGCGGGGAGTACATCGACCTCGTCCACTCGAAGGACTACCTGGTCGCGTCCATCGAGTACGCGGTGCAGGATCTGTTCAACCAGGCTCAGGCGCAAAACAGAAAAATCGCCTATGACAACACGGGCATTGCCCAGATCGAGAGCGCGGTGCGGACGGTATTGCAGCGAGCCTACAACCAAAACATGATTGCGAAGGACGAGGATGGGCAACCGCTGTTTACGACGACGTTCCCGCCGCGTAGCGCGGTCGATCCGGCCAACATCGCGGCGCGCAGCTATCCGGACGGCCGCTTTAGCTTTGTGCTTGCCGGCGCGATCCACTCCGCTGTCATCACCGGCGTCATCACGTTCGAGTAA
- a CDS encoding phage major capsid protein has protein sequence MGKLLKKINERKQQLHEKRTQAEKLAGEDKLEELRSLTAEIRTVKEEIETLEELDRLEDPEPKPPASPVDPVATPAEARNLHRVNELVKSDEYRAAFLANLRRAAGRDDYRILKEARSLSALTGADGGFLVPKDIDTEIIRLKRDLPKLEELCRVIPVKSLSGTRNIETGANYTKFVKVGELQPMPELQSPKFAQISYAITDKAGFMQIPNDLLQDGDDAEIMAYIAEWVARGVVGTRNDEILTMLAAIANPVAVAGLPDLKKIMNISLDPAIAQSSSVITNQDGFNVLDNWTDGQGRPLLQPDPTQPTNKLLLGKPVRVVSNAILPTTGTTTKKAPAYIGSYADYIAIFERAGYRIDTTQEGGNAWRNNSTEARAIYRDDMKTIDATAVVNGQITVP, from the coding sequence ATGGGGAAATTGCTCAAGAAGATCAACGAACGGAAACAACAACTGCATGAAAAGCGGACGCAAGCGGAGAAGCTGGCCGGGGAAGACAAGCTGGAGGAGCTTCGCAGCCTGACGGCGGAGATCCGAACGGTCAAAGAGGAGATCGAGACACTCGAAGAGCTCGACCGCCTGGAAGACCCGGAGCCGAAGCCGCCGGCAAGCCCCGTCGACCCGGTTGCCACGCCGGCCGAAGCCCGGAACCTGCATCGCGTGAACGAGCTGGTCAAATCGGACGAGTACCGCGCGGCTTTTCTCGCCAATCTGAGGAGAGCCGCGGGGCGCGACGACTACCGCATCCTCAAGGAGGCGCGCTCGCTCTCTGCGCTCACGGGCGCGGACGGTGGCTTCCTCGTTCCGAAGGATATCGATACGGAAATCATCCGCCTGAAGCGGGATCTGCCGAAGCTGGAAGAGCTGTGCCGCGTCATCCCGGTCAAGTCGCTCTCGGGTACGCGGAACATCGAGACGGGCGCGAACTACACGAAGTTCGTCAAAGTCGGCGAGCTGCAACCCATGCCGGAGCTGCAGAGTCCGAAATTCGCGCAAATCTCCTACGCCATCACGGACAAGGCCGGTTTCATGCAGATTCCAAATGACCTGCTCCAGGACGGGGACGACGCGGAAATCATGGCGTATATCGCCGAATGGGTGGCGCGCGGCGTCGTCGGCACGCGCAATGACGAGATTCTGACCATGCTCGCAGCGATTGCGAATCCGGTCGCGGTCGCGGGTCTCCCTGATCTGAAGAAGATCATGAACATCTCGCTTGACCCGGCGATCGCGCAGTCTTCGTCCGTCATCACGAATCAGGACGGCTTCAACGTGCTGGACAACTGGACGGACGGCCAGGGCCGGCCGCTGCTGCAGCCGGACCCGACCCAGCCGACGAACAAGCTCCTGCTCGGCAAGCCGGTCCGCGTCGTCTCCAACGCCATCCTGCCGACAACCGGCACGACGACGAAGAAAGCGCCGGCGTACATCGGCTCCTACGCCGACTACATCGCGATTTTCGAGCGCGCCGGCTACCGCATCGACACGACCCAGGAGGGCGGCAACGCCTGGAGAAACAACAGCACGGAGGCGCGCGCCATCTACCGCGACGATATGAAGACCATCGACGCGACGGCCGTCGTCAACGGTCAAATTACGGTACCTTAA